In uncultured Draconibacterium sp., one genomic interval encodes:
- a CDS encoding FAD-binding oxidoreductase produces MKKHKVTQVRHLTDSTFVIRFERNRMEFQTGQFVLLGTKGAVDRREYSIYSGENDDYLEVLVREVDGGKVSSKLKKLKSGDLVDVDGPFGFFKFDPHSFQVQKFLFIATGTGISPFHGFVKTHPQLNYKMVHGVRKVEEAYDHDDFNKERVTLCTSGENGGDFHGRVTEFLKTEKIEENTNCFLCGNSEMIYEVFDILSEKGIPTSNIYTEVYF; encoded by the coding sequence TTGAAGAAACATAAAGTAACACAGGTCAGGCATTTAACCGATTCAACATTTGTAATTCGGTTCGAACGAAATCGTATGGAGTTCCAAACCGGGCAATTTGTATTGCTCGGAACAAAAGGAGCGGTTGATCGTCGCGAATATTCCATTTACAGTGGAGAGAACGACGATTACCTGGAAGTTTTGGTACGCGAAGTGGACGGCGGAAAAGTATCGTCGAAATTAAAAAAACTAAAATCCGGTGATTTGGTTGATGTGGATGGACCGTTTGGTTTTTTTAAGTTCGATCCGCACAGTTTTCAGGTGCAGAAGTTTTTGTTCATAGCCACCGGAACAGGAATCAGCCCGTTTCATGGTTTTGTAAAAACGCACCCGCAACTGAATTACAAAATGGTACACGGTGTGCGTAAAGTTGAAGAAGCTTACGATCATGACGATTTTAATAAAGAAAGGGTAACTTTGTGCACTTCAGGTGAAAATGGGGGAGACTTCCACGGAAGGGTAACCGAATTTTTAAAGACAGAGAAAATAGAAGAAAATACAAACTGTTTTCTTTGTGGAAACAGTGAAATGATTTACGAAGTGTTCGATATTTTGTCGGAAAAAGGAATCCCGACATCGAACATTTATACTGAAGTATACTTTTAA